A region from the Candidatus Electrothrix scaldis genome encodes:
- a CDS encoding NADH-quinone oxidoreductase subunit D: MTTQSAEKYRLDGDTLPEGFRLPVSDNEDADEFFVNIGPQHPSTHGVLRIVVRLSGETVVEAVPHLGYIHRGIEKMAENQTYIQNIHLTDRLDYLSAFFNNLCFCMAVEQAMEIGVPERGEYIRVMICELQRLQSHLLWWGVMGMDLGAFTPFLYGFREREMITDIFEEMSGGRLTVNFFRPGGSAFDATENFIPRIKKFIKAMYKSLDEYNTLLSGNVIFLERTRGVGILTREEVLAYGCSGAVLRGSDVCYDVRKNDPYSIYDQFDFDIPTKTEGDSLARYQIKMEEMAQSLRILEQAVKKFPEGPYRSQPKAIYKLPKGSYYSQVETPRGILGTYIVSDGGTKPYRVKYRSPNFSNLSALNHAAQGLKLADLVTIMSSMDFVIPDMDK; this comes from the coding sequence ATGACCACACAATCCGCTGAAAAATACCGTCTTGACGGAGACACCTTGCCTGAGGGATTCAGGCTGCCAGTATCAGACAACGAGGACGCCGATGAGTTTTTTGTAAACATTGGTCCTCAGCATCCCAGTACCCACGGGGTACTCAGGATCGTTGTTCGATTAAGCGGCGAGACCGTCGTAGAGGCCGTGCCTCATCTCGGCTATATCCATAGGGGTATCGAGAAGATGGCAGAGAACCAGACCTACATCCAAAACATTCACCTGACAGACCGCCTCGACTACCTGTCAGCCTTTTTCAACAACCTCTGCTTTTGCATGGCTGTTGAGCAGGCTATGGAGATCGGAGTGCCTGAGCGAGGCGAATACATACGAGTTATGATCTGTGAGCTCCAAAGGCTCCAGTCGCATTTGCTCTGGTGGGGTGTTATGGGGATGGACCTTGGTGCTTTTACCCCCTTCCTCTATGGTTTCAGAGAGCGTGAGATGATCACGGATATCTTTGAAGAGATGAGCGGGGGCCGCCTCACCGTGAACTTCTTCCGGCCCGGTGGTTCAGCATTTGATGCCACTGAGAACTTTATCCCCAGGATTAAAAAATTCATCAAGGCTATGTATAAGTCCCTTGATGAATACAACACCCTGCTTTCCGGTAATGTTATTTTCCTGGAAAGAACCCGAGGTGTTGGCATCCTGACCAGGGAAGAGGTCTTGGCCTACGGCTGCTCAGGTGCTGTCCTGCGCGGCTCAGATGTGTGCTACGACGTACGAAAAAATGACCCTTACTCCATTTATGATCAATTTGACTTTGATATTCCCACAAAGACAGAGGGTGACAGTTTAGCCCGCTATCAAATCAAAATGGAAGAAATGGCCCAATCCTTACGTATCCTGGAGCAGGCTGTTAAAAAATTCCCTGAGGGACCCTATCGCAGCCAACCCAAGGCCATCTATAAACTGCCCAAAGGCAGCTATTATAGTCAGGTTGAGACACCGAGAGGTATCCTGGGTACCTATATTGTCTCTGACGGCGGCACCAAACCTTATCGGGTGAAATACCGCTCGCCGAATTTTTCCAATCTCAGCGCTCTGAATCATGCCGCACAAGGCCTGAAACTTGCTGATTTGGTAACAATTATGTCCAGTATGGATTTTGTTATCCCGGATATGGACAAGTAA
- the nuoH gene encoding NADH-quinone oxidoreductase subunit NuoH, with product MSAETLYPLHNGIGNMVRSLFPESAFIINPIIGLISLVVLVSSLAAVLILLERKVAGHMQLRHGPMRVGYHGILQPLADGVKLIFKEIMQPKGADTFIFYLAPVLPLTATFLVMTIMPFDHHLQLADPSGGVLYIIGVSGLSVLGILLGGWASNNKLSLLGAMRSGAQMISFEVSLALIMLLIVMLSGSASLRGIVLSQEGLIFDWWIFKFPFLGILSFFMYLIASTAELNRTPFDLAEAESELSAGYHTEYSGMGFAMFFFAEFVNMFVSAGLATTLFLGGFHPPLIGISIIDGLLNLLPGFVWFFGKTFFIVFVYMWFRWTFPRVRIDQLMSLEWKMLLPLNLLLLTLGAVFMMLGWAG from the coding sequence ATGTCAGCAGAAACACTATATCCGCTCCACAACGGCATCGGGAATATGGTGCGCAGCCTTTTCCCGGAAAGCGCCTTTATTATCAACCCGATCATCGGGTTAATTTCCCTTGTCGTCCTGGTTTCCTCCTTGGCCGCTGTCCTTATTCTGCTTGAGCGTAAGGTTGCAGGGCATATGCAACTGAGGCATGGACCTATGCGGGTAGGATATCATGGTATCCTTCAGCCTTTGGCCGACGGCGTCAAGCTGATCTTTAAGGAGATCATGCAACCCAAGGGTGCAGATACCTTTATTTTTTATCTAGCCCCAGTCCTCCCCTTGACAGCCACCTTCCTGGTCATGACCATCATGCCCTTTGATCACCACCTGCAATTGGCAGATCCCTCAGGTGGCGTACTCTATATTATTGGTGTATCAGGACTTAGCGTCTTGGGTATCCTTTTAGGAGGCTGGGCCTCAAATAATAAGCTCTCCCTTCTTGGCGCAATGCGCTCCGGTGCCCAGATGATCTCCTTTGAGGTCTCTTTAGCTCTGATTATGCTCCTGATCGTTATGTTATCAGGTTCAGCCTCCTTACGGGGAATTGTTCTTTCCCAGGAAGGACTGATCTTTGATTGGTGGATCTTTAAATTCCCCTTTCTCGGTATCCTCTCCTTTTTCATGTACTTGATAGCCTCCACAGCAGAACTCAACCGTACCCCTTTTGATCTGGCAGAGGCAGAGTCTGAATTATCAGCAGGTTATCACACAGAGTATTCTGGAATGGGCTTTGCCATGTTCTTTTTTGCCGAATTTGTGAACATGTTCGTATCGGCAGGACTGGCAACCACCCTTTTTCTGGGAGGCTTTCATCCCCCTCTGATCGGTATTTCAATTATTGATGGGCTGCTGAATCTTCTTCCAGGTTTTGTTTGGTTCTTCGGCAAGACGTTCTTCATTGTCTTTGTGTATATGTGGTTTCGCTGGACCTTTCCAAGGGTCAGAATTGATCAGCTTATGTCTCTGGAATGGAAAATGCTGCTGCCCTTGAATCTGCTGCTGCTCACGCTTGGAGCTGTTTTCATGATGCTGGGATGGGCAGGTTGA
- a CDS encoding 4Fe-4S binding protein → MKATIPKENLLDYSSRYLRKVFTGFYSLIQGMEITIKYFLNPKTVITQQYPENRDTLEMFERFRGPVSMPHDEKGQNACVACGICEKACPNGSISVLTTKDLSGRKVLGKYVYRMAQCAFCGLCVESCPFDAIVLTRDFELSVYNRNELTWVLNTPQIEQEENAND, encoded by the coding sequence ATGAAAGCAACCATCCCTAAAGAAAACCTGCTGGACTACAGCAGTCGCTACCTGCGTAAAGTTTTTACGGGATTCTATTCTCTGATACAGGGAATGGAAATCACCATAAAATACTTTTTGAATCCAAAGACGGTCATTACCCAGCAGTACCCGGAAAACCGGGATACCCTGGAAATGTTCGAGCGTTTTCGTGGGCCGGTTTCCATGCCCCACGATGAAAAGGGTCAGAATGCCTGCGTTGCCTGCGGCATCTGCGAGAAGGCCTGCCCTAACGGTTCAATCTCCGTCCTAACAACCAAAGACCTGAGCGGACGTAAGGTCTTAGGGAAATATGTCTATCGTATGGCACAATGCGCCTTTTGCGGGCTCTGTGTAGAGTCCTGCCCCTTTGATGCTATTGTCCTGACAAGAGATTTCGAACTTTCCGTCTATAATCGGAATGAATTAACCTGGGTGCTCAACACGCCTCAAATAGAACAAGAGGAGAATGCTAATGACTGA
- a CDS encoding NADH-quinone oxidoreductase subunit J, producing MTDILFYTMAALLVMLSFFAVSLPNLLHSATALIGSFIITAVLYIMLQIEILALAQIMLYIGGIVVFMLLIILLTSGLGGVDDKLGKITIGKWISKGAITALLFTGLLYFFTENSSRLLDTGASKTASLTIDQIGIRLLSPENGFIVPFEVVSLLLLAALVGAVVIARKDTEKKEDLS from the coding sequence ATGACTGATATTCTCTTTTATACTATGGCAGCCCTCCTCGTCATGCTGTCATTTTTTGCTGTGAGCCTGCCCAACCTTTTACATAGTGCCACAGCTCTGATTGGTTCCTTTATTATCACAGCTGTGCTGTACATCATGCTCCAGATCGAAATACTGGCCCTGGCGCAGATCATGCTGTATATCGGAGGTATCGTGGTGTTCATGCTCCTTATTATCCTCCTGACCAGCGGTTTGGGTGGAGTTGATGATAAGCTCGGCAAAATCACCATAGGAAAATGGATAAGCAAGGGTGCTATAACAGCACTCCTGTTCACAGGCCTCTTGTATTTCTTCACGGAAAATAGTTCGCGTCTCCTGGATACTGGGGCTTCCAAAACAGCGTCGCTCACCATAGATCAGATTGGTATCCGTCTTCTCTCTCCTGAAAACGGCTTTATCGTCCCCTTTGAGGTGGTATCCCTGCTCCTGCTTGCAGCCTTGGTTGGAGCTGTTGTCATTGCCCGCAAAGATACTGAAAAAAAGGAGGACCTGTCATGA
- the nuoK gene encoding NADH-quinone oxidoreductase subunit NuoK: MTLSHCIALSLILCGIGLFGMLTRRNLLGILLSVEVILNGANLNFAAFAHFKAADPVAGAIFPIFVMAVSACEIAVALAIILSMYRRKKRLDVYRLEELNG; the protein is encoded by the coding sequence ATGACCCTTTCCCATTGCATAGCACTTTCCTTAATCCTGTGCGGCATCGGTTTATTCGGTATGCTCACGCGCCGGAACCTGTTAGGTATCCTGCTCTCTGTAGAGGTTATCCTGAACGGGGCAAATCTTAACTTTGCTGCCTTTGCCCATTTTAAAGCAGCAGATCCGGTTGCCGGTGCGATATTCCCGATTTTTGTCATGGCGGTTTCAGCCTGTGAAATCGCGGTAGCCCTGGCAATCATCCTGTCCATGTACCGTCGCAAAAAACGTCTTGATGTGTATCGGCTGGAGGAACTCAATGGCTGA
- the nuoL gene encoding NADH-quinone oxidoreductase subunit L: MADFIFSHSYLILLCPLLSFVLIGLGYLRSDNKFVSKFAITLSAISLSYALLTALTYLISVMGHHGLPYPEKIALDGAWLNFTPTLTANMGIYLDPISVMMLVVITVISLLVNIYSVGYMKGDPSFNRFFALLALFSFSMLGLVVSSNILQMFVFWELVGVSSYSLIGFWYEKPSAVAASKKAFIMTRFADAFFLLGILLVSFQSGSFSFQTLNSPETAALLNKNFIFAGMSINMLTLGTLLVFCGGWGKSAMFPLHVWLPDAMEGPTPVSSIIHSATMVVAGVYLTARMFPLFAAAETTLFVIQCIGAFTALFAAVIAITQMDIKRILAFSTLSQLGYMIFSLGAAKVCVEGGGHHEASVNLLGYSAAMYHVFTHAFFKCMLFLGAGAIIHAVHSNDIMKMGGLKSLMPKTYWSLFAACLAIAGVFPLSGFWSKDAILLSALQSGHYITFLVGLVTGGLTAFYMFRFFFLIFHGEARSELHHVHEDPWMTWPIVFLTIPTIFAGLLEHFFVHRVIPPHFEEAAHFAHPGWLPWLATLAAFLGIGGAWVLYGKGKTEAATSLKRLFGPLYTIVYNKFYMDEVWLFFTHTVVFSYIAAPIKWFDRKVVDGSMDLTGWILQVGGKGVRLAQSGQLQFYLGATVIGLIVFLFLG; the protein is encoded by the coding sequence ATGGCTGATTTTATTTTTTCCCATAGTTATCTGATCCTGCTCTGTCCTTTACTCAGCTTTGTCCTGATTGGACTGGGGTATCTTCGCTCGGACAATAAATTTGTCAGTAAATTTGCCATTACACTGTCGGCAATTTCTCTGAGCTACGCCTTGCTCACTGCCCTGACCTATCTTATTTCGGTCATGGGGCACCACGGGCTTCCGTATCCAGAAAAAATTGCTCTGGATGGTGCATGGCTTAATTTCACCCCCACCTTGACCGCCAATATGGGCATCTATCTTGATCCCATATCAGTCATGATGCTGGTAGTGATCACGGTCATCTCCCTGCTGGTGAATATCTATTCGGTAGGATATATGAAGGGTGATCCAAGCTTCAACCGCTTTTTTGCCTTGCTGGCTCTGTTTTCCTTTTCCATGCTCGGCTTGGTTGTATCCAGCAATATTCTTCAGATGTTTGTCTTCTGGGAATTGGTTGGTGTATCCTCCTACTCTCTGATTGGATTTTGGTACGAAAAGCCTTCGGCAGTGGCGGCTTCGAAAAAGGCCTTCATAATGACCCGCTTTGCAGATGCCTTTTTTCTCCTGGGTATTCTGTTGGTCAGCTTTCAAAGCGGAAGTTTCAGTTTCCAGACCCTGAACAGCCCGGAGACAGCTGCCCTGCTCAATAAGAACTTTATCTTTGCAGGCATGTCTATCAATATGCTAACCCTGGGTACCCTGCTGGTCTTCTGCGGTGGTTGGGGTAAATCAGCTATGTTTCCGCTCCATGTTTGGCTGCCTGATGCTATGGAAGGGCCGACACCGGTTTCCTCTATCATCCATTCAGCAACAATGGTTGTGGCTGGTGTCTATCTAACAGCGCGTATGTTCCCGCTCTTTGCTGCTGCGGAAACAACCCTGTTCGTTATCCAGTGTATTGGTGCATTCACTGCCCTGTTTGCAGCGGTTATCGCCATCACCCAGATGGATATTAAACGCATACTCGCCTTCTCCACCCTGTCCCAGTTAGGTTACATGATCTTTTCACTGGGTGCAGCGAAAGTTTGTGTAGAAGGCGGCGGACATCATGAGGCTTCAGTGAACCTGCTGGGCTACTCAGCAGCCATGTACCACGTTTTCACCCACGCCTTCTTTAAATGCATGCTCTTCCTTGGAGCCGGTGCTATCATCCATGCGGTGCATAGCAACGACATCATGAAGATGGGTGGTCTGAAATCTCTGATGCCAAAGACCTATTGGTCCTTATTCGCAGCCTGTCTGGCCATTGCTGGCGTGTTTCCCCTCAGTGGCTTCTGGTCAAAAGATGCTATCCTCTTGTCCGCCCTCCAGTCAGGTCATTACATCACCTTTCTTGTTGGCTTAGTGACTGGTGGTTTGACAGCATTTTACATGTTCCGCTTCTTCTTCCTCATTTTTCATGGCGAAGCTCGTTCCGAGCTCCATCATGTCCATGAAGATCCGTGGATGACTTGGCCAATTGTGTTTCTGACTATCCCGACCATCTTTGCCGGTTTGCTGGAGCATTTCTTTGTTCACCGGGTTATTCCGCCCCATTTTGAAGAAGCTGCACATTTTGCTCATCCCGGCTGGTTACCGTGGCTTGCGACCTTGGCTGCATTCCTCGGTATCGGTGGTGCCTGGGTACTTTACGGCAAAGGAAAAACAGAAGCTGCGACAAGCCTGAAAAGGCTCTTTGGCCCGCTGTATACGATTGTCTATAACAAGTTTTACATGGATGAAGTGTGGCTTTTCTTCACCCACACAGTCGTCTTCTCCTATATTGCTGCACCAATCAAATGGTTTGACCGCAAGGTTGTTGATGGCAGTATGGACCTCACAGGTTGGATCCTGCAAGTAGGTGGAAAAGGCGTACGACTTGCACAATCCGGGCAATTGCAGTTCTACCTTGGTGCCACGGTCATTGGATTAATTGTCTTCCTTTTCTTAGGATAA
- a CDS encoding alkaline phosphatase, translated as MNIKKCSLVFILLGCLSFTGCCHAPTGLQPEAPEQEKTFPQTPRNSKPATKKVKNVILVIGDGMGPQQLGLLLTYARQAPHSVIPKRTTAFDRMMNNGAELGLSMTHAANVLVTDSAASGSQLATGVASGPEMLGADADGNPTSTILEQAEKMGKSTGIISDTWLTHATPAAFAAHQPHRSLENAIAVDLLNSGADVMLSGGLSRWVPKAANDADSAVHQELVQMTEGAFAIKSKRKDERNLLKEARKKGYTLSFTKDQLAEAKGKKVLGLFSSSAMDNAIKANKAKDDPERAIPSLREMTAKGLELLARNKKGFFLMVEAGQIDWAGHANDTGLLLQEMIKLNNTLEYILDWTAKRDDTLLLVTADHETGGFSFSYSGNDLPQPVNLSGSLFKNRSFQPGYNFGNPQVLDKLYKQQLSYKDIFLQFAALPASEQKPAKLASLVNKNTEFKITEAQAARVLESEENAYYVEGHKKLGFKKVPKIDVNDAFFVTNSNGARLNLLAMEVATQQQAVWSTGTHTATPVLVFAQGAGKSAFRKIMHHTELSRYAINALMNN; from the coding sequence ATGAACATAAAAAAATGTTCTCTCGTTTTTATCCTGCTCGGATGCCTGAGCTTTACCGGCTGTTGCCACGCGCCAACTGGTCTCCAGCCCGAGGCACCGGAGCAGGAGAAAACTTTTCCTCAAACTCCTCGCAACAGCAAACCTGCAACCAAGAAGGTAAAGAATGTTATTTTGGTGATTGGAGATGGTATGGGCCCTCAGCAATTGGGCCTCCTGCTGACTTATGCCAGGCAGGCACCACACTCAGTCATTCCAAAGAGAACAACCGCATTCGACAGAATGATGAATAACGGCGCAGAGCTCGGGCTTTCCATGACCCATGCAGCCAATGTCTTAGTGACAGACTCTGCGGCCTCTGGAAGCCAACTGGCCACTGGAGTAGCAAGCGGCCCCGAGATGCTTGGCGCTGATGCGGATGGTAATCCCACCAGCACTATCCTGGAGCAGGCTGAAAAAATGGGTAAATCCACAGGAATTATTTCAGATACCTGGTTAACCCATGCAACACCTGCTGCTTTTGCAGCGCATCAACCGCATCGCAGTTTAGAAAATGCCATAGCTGTAGATTTGCTGAACTCTGGTGCAGATGTCATGCTGTCAGGAGGACTGAGCCGGTGGGTACCGAAAGCAGCAAATGATGCTGACTCTGCGGTGCATCAAGAGCTGGTGCAAATGACCGAGGGTGCGTTTGCTATCAAATCAAAACGAAAAGACGAACGCAACCTCCTCAAGGAAGCCCGGAAAAAAGGTTACACCCTGAGCTTTACCAAGGATCAGCTGGCGGAAGCGAAGGGGAAAAAAGTCCTGGGGCTCTTTTCCTCCTCAGCTATGGATAATGCCATTAAGGCCAATAAAGCTAAGGATGATCCAGAGAGAGCCATACCAAGTCTGCGGGAAATGACTGCAAAAGGTTTGGAACTGCTTGCTCGAAACAAGAAAGGTTTCTTCCTGATGGTTGAGGCTGGTCAAATTGATTGGGCAGGTCATGCCAATGATACCGGCTTATTGCTTCAGGAGATGATCAAGCTGAACAATACCTTGGAATATATCCTGGACTGGACAGCAAAGCGCGACGATACCTTACTCCTTGTCACGGCTGACCATGAAACCGGAGGCTTTAGCTTCAGCTATTCAGGGAATGATTTACCCCAGCCAGTCAATCTGTCTGGTTCCCTGTTTAAGAACAGAAGCTTCCAGCCTGGATATAACTTCGGTAATCCGCAGGTGCTGGACAAGCTGTATAAACAGCAACTGAGCTATAAGGATATATTTCTCCAATTCGCTGCCTTACCTGCATCTGAGCAGAAGCCAGCAAAATTGGCAAGCTTAGTAAATAAGAATACAGAATTTAAGATCACGGAAGCACAAGCTGCCCGTGTTCTCGAAAGTGAAGAAAATGCCTATTATGTAGAAGGGCATAAAAAACTCGGCTTTAAAAAAGTGCCAAAAATTGATGTTAATGACGCTTTTTTTGTTACCAATAGCAATGGAGCTCGTCTTAACCTTTTGGCCATGGAAGTGGCCACACAAC